The sequence CTTCCGCACCAAGAAGGAAACGATCAAGGCGACGTACACGGCCGCCCAGGCGCAGACCCGGATCGGTGAGGCCTTCTCCGGCATCTCCGAGGAGATGGGCGACGTCGGCATGGCCATCCAGCGGGCCGAGGACAAGACCGCGCAGCTCCAGGCGCGGGCCGGTGCCATCGACGAACTGCTCGCCTCCGGCGCCCTCGACGACCACTCGGGGCTCGCCAAGGACGACATCCAGAGCGAGCTGGACCGGCTGTCGGGCGGCACGGACGTGGAGCTCGAACTGCAGCGCATGAAGGCCGAGCTGGCCGGGGGGTCCTCGTCCCAGCAGGCGATCGAGGGCGGTCCGGGTCAGACTCAGTCCCAGCAGAAGCCGCAGGACACTCCGCGCTTCGACAAGCAGTAGCCCGGCAGCAGCCCTGCGGCAGCCGAGCGGCAGCCGCGGGGAGCCGTCCCACGCCGAGGAGGGCGTCATGATCGTAC is a genomic window of Streptomyces sp. NBC_00414 containing:
- a CDS encoding PspA/IM30 family protein; the encoded protein is MSGVMKRMGMIFRAKANKALDRAEDPRETLDYSYQKQLELLQKVRRGVADVATSRKRLELQLNQLQSQSSKLEDQGRKALALGREDLAREALSRRAALQQQVTDLETQHQTLQGEEEKLTLAAQRLQAKVDAFRTKKETIKATYTAAQAQTRIGEAFSGISEEMGDVGMAIQRAEDKTAQLQARAGAIDELLASGALDDHSGLAKDDIQSELDRLSGGTDVELELQRMKAELAGGSSSQQAIEGGPGQTQSQQKPQDTPRFDKQ